TTGACACactataaaagtaaaatagttataaaaaaataaatttttatattattttaaaaaaaataaaaaataagaaaaatagtgTCAAAATGAATGTATAATATATgtgtcaaaatataaattttttttcaaatataaataataatttttaaaaatatacataaataaaaacaaacagaaatattttaattaaatttgagtaATGTTTACTTCGGTTCACAGCTGGAGACTCATAAAAAGGTTAGGTAGCGTGGTCTAGCACAACATCACATCCCAGCAAAGACAcacaacaataaatttataacactataaaatattataataatataataaatattatccAAAATCTGGTCCAGTCCAGATATGCATCCAAGGTATATATATTATGAAGGTTAGGAACAAAGATTCTGTTCAAAATTATACTGGCTGCTCTATTTATATAAGTAACTAATCACCACAGAGAAAAACACTAATTAAGAGCTTCAATAATTTTCTTAGACTATTGAATCCGTTTTTTTTCctgaaaaaattgttattataatatcttCCACTTTACAGTTATATATATCACACTAATATCAGACTATAAGAATTCTTTTATTTCCGTTTTTCAtgaaaatactttattttaaaattatttaaaaaatagctGTAAATTTATTAAGACTTTTGAAAGGAGaaattcttataatatatatatatatataagtaaataatggaaataaattaaagtaatgGTAGTGGATGAAGCAGCAGACATTTTGGACAGGAAATATGGGTTGAAAGTGgattgtttaataaaatattgtataaataatGTGGTTGTTTAACTTGCCCCCAAACAGGTCTCTAATTTGTTTAGGAAGTAAGAGAatcttaaacaaaaaaaacatgaCAAACGTATGCTTTcaagttttgtttaaaataattgtattgaACTTAGTTTGTTTGAAGGTAGATAATGATGATAAAACGATTGATAATTCGTTTTTTTTAGAGTGAGTGATTTAAGGACAGTGATATTTCCATTCAATaactcaaaatattaatatttaaattatatttcttttatttttaatttcaaatactactatatattatttaaatggaTATCAAAGTATTTATGGTAAAATGTATctaagaaaaatagaaatttaactCAACCTGGGTTCAAGTTGGGTCTATCAAGGACGGAGTTCATCAAAAAGACACAAACTCAATGAGATATGAGTCCAATCATATAAaagattgacaccactctttatccaaaaccttaaaacaataggttaatggatctttcatctttatatagtgttttactttctcatttctattcaatgtgggacttggactcacatTTAGATTTCTAactaataaaagtataatttgaGTTCAATGAAAGGtaacatttcatcaaacaattgATGTGTAAATCAATCACAGAGCAGGGCGAAACCAGAGGAAACTCTGGTGGAGACCCACAACGATATTAACCTGTAAATCGTTCATCTGACTTAATTATAAGGATAAAAGACTAGTCGAACCGTCTAACAATCAATCCCTTTAAAATTTCTCTCAAAATAGTTAGAGCTTGCGAACAAGTTCTATCAAATAAAACTTGCGCAACACACCTATTCTCAAACTTTTAACCGTGCCATAGATAAAAAATCCTATCACTACCTAATCAATACACCTCAGTCAATTTGAATTCCTCTTGATTAAGTTCAACAAAATACAGTCTTTTTAAATTGTTGCTGTATACTAATATTATATTCTCgcaataaatacaaatattcgGAGTCAATTTTTATTGACTCTCTTATTTagtgtatatataaatatatattttaaaatttattcttaagtttaacttttttttcacttaaCTTTCTTGTAATagttatatttaacttttatttttcaatatctcttattaaaaaaatagtgaagacgatttaaaatatattttaaagaatttatttatttttagaaatttttaattccaatattcaataataacttagattatttgttttttttttaattttaaaaatgtaaatacacATACCACAATgactatattttaattagtcTCAATATAAACCTAAAATGAATATGTGTTTGACTATATTTTTTGTGTTCTTAAAGTAAGAgttgtattttatttctattcttACTAGAAAACAAGTATGCTTTTACCTaaccaaatatttttcaaatgattattttactaaaatgaaaataaaaaagtaaaagaaatatgatGTTATAATAAAGAATTAAGTACATATAATTGCATTAATTTCAAAACCAAGAACCGGATAAATTACGTATCTTAATGGTTTAAAACAAAGTCCAATAGAGAAATAAAGACAAAACAAATAGATCTCATATATTATTCTTGTACCCGATTTAAAAAGGtgaatattattcatatttatattagatattctgtatttatttgtatatatattcctgtctatattcattttgtatgagaATATGACAGGTAGAATTGTTTTATTGTTCTGTGAAAGACGTATAATAATTTATCAAGTACAAATGTCATCCAATATTTTTGTAACCCGCAAAGTCAACCATTATTTTCTTACGTTGTAGTGCACAAACCATAAACAGACCTAGATGGGGAAATTATGTTTAGTAATTGTTAGGGAAATAACATATGCACACGAGTTCGAAAGTTTTATGCCCTGTGTTTTCTGTTCTTCATTTTGAAGCTCATAGTGGAGAAGAAAATGGCAGAAAATATTAAGAGAAGCAGCTTCGAAGTGTTGGGAATGTGCTGTGCTACAGAAGCAGCACTGGTTGAAAGAATTGTGAAGCCTCTTCATGGCGTCAAACATGTCACTGTGATAGTCCCTACACGAACAGTCACTGTTGTCCATGATGTTCTCTTCATTTCTGACTCACAAATAGGTGATTTCTGTACCCTTTTCTCTTCACTTTCCTTTGGTTCTAACAAAGGGTTGAtcatcaatttaaatatatgttatgaTCACGAGAGAAGTTGACTGGTTCTTTAATCTTTGTGATATAGCTCATAGCTTCCTTTATTGCTTGGATATATGGGGAGTGTTACTATATGCTTTTCTCAGTTCATGAtgcaattttactttttaaaattcttacTTCTTGTTCATGTTTTTGCTTTCTGATTACATGCTAGCTTTTCTTGGGGTCTGAATTGTGTCAACTTAACGGATTGTTTTGTTGTCACGTAGAACTCATCATGTCAATCCCTTGTTGAGGGTCTAGAATGGTAGTGCAAAGCTCATCATAGTTAAATTTTTTGCTTAATTAGCAATATGTCAATAAGTATAATTTTACTTAATGCGAACTTGATCGTAGTTCCAGAAATTCACAGAAACACGTTTTTGCTTTAGTCTATTTTCTGTTCCTAAATATCTGAAATGAGGAGAAAAATCTTATAGAAAGTCATTACTTTATTTTCCTCAAAAAAACCCaagaatttatttatctttgttgtttgattgtgtCAGCTGATGCACTGAATGCTGCAAGGCTTGAAGCTAGTTTGAGACTGCAGGGAGAGACTGATAATGAAAAGAAATGGCCAGATTTAACTACAATGGTGTGTGGCTTGTTTCTGGCACTTTCTttcttgaaatatatatatcacCCTTTGGAATGGTTGGCACTTGTTTCTGTTGTCATTGGCTTCCCTAAGGTTCTACTAAGGGCCATTGCATCTATTAAGGCTCTTACTCTTAATATCAACATTCTGGTTCTATTGGCAGGTACTTTGGTTTGAATTGTTATTTATTGATTCCTCACTCAAAAATGGTAGGCTTTACTACTGCAGTTTACTTTCCAAAGAAAATAACAGCACTTGTTAGTTTATACGGAAAAAATGTCCTGTTTCTTAAGTTTCGTTTTTATATCTTGCAGTGTGTAGTACTGCTGCTTTACAAGATTTTTGGGAGGCTGGTGTCATCATCTTCTTATTCTCCATTGCTCAATGGCTTGAGACAAGAGCAACTCACAAGGTTTGGGACATCATTTCCCCCTTTCTCCTTAAATGTTTGCTGCATTTTCTTGATTAATGCCAAATTGTGTGCCTTTAATGTGGTTATATACTCTAGCTTCCTTCTTTGAGGGATAAATGtagatttgattttttaatgttttcacaACTTTGCCAATGACTAGTCATGGTTGAGGGTTCCTCAAGAAACGTGCAGTACCAGGTTACATAGGAGTTATTTCTTAAAGCATTGTAAGGATTTGTTAGAGGGATAAGTAAATTCCAAGTTTATCATCTTGCTTTGCTCTTAACTGAAGGTGACTACAGCTGGATTCTTGTTTCTCTATACTCTTATTATGAGATAGTgaagaatttttgttttcttccctCTCATACACATTAATCACTGTTGAGTTTTTCAACACACACTTAGTACTAGAAGAAAACATTGCTACTCAATATGTTATGACGAGTTTCATAAGTTTAAGCTGATATCTATAAAGTGGTAGAGAAACAAGGTACATGAACTTCATCACAGTCTTCAGTATCATTTTTCAAATTCCAATTACATTTGCTTCTGAAATGTTCCTCTGTTGTAAAATCATTATGGTTTTTCCTTGTTTCTATATTTGTTTTCAGCTGTGCTGCAGATATCTCTGGTAACTAGattaatattatgaataaattaatattataagcTTTCAGAactacttatttaaaaataattattattttttcatactCATAAACACAGCAGGTTAGTGCCTAGTGCTAGCAGTATGCAAGTACTGATTGAAGAACAGACACTGTAAGACCAACTTTATGTTAACGTTTGACATTTTAAACCTGTACTTTAGGCAAAGGTTGCGATGTCTTCTTTGACTAGCATGGCTCCTCAAAAAGCTGTTATTGCTGAAACTGGGGAACGTGTTGACGTGAATGATGTTAAGATCAACACCATACTTGCAGTCAAGTCGGGTGATGCTATTCCTCTTGATGGAATAGTGGTGGAAGGAAAGTGTGAAGTTGATGAAAAGATGTTAACAGGAGAATCATTACCTGTGATAAAAGAGTTTGATTCAGTAGTGTTGGCTGGAACCATTAATGTGAATGGTTAAGTATCCAGCTATTCTTTAtctttcaactttcttttaccaaaACAATGCTTAACTAATTCTGGTTGTATATCATCCCAGGATATATAAGTGTGAAAACTACAGTGCTGGCAAAAGACACAGTGGTGGCTAGAATGTCAAAACTTGTTGAAGAGGCCTCTAGCAGAAAATCTCGAACACAAAGATTCATTGATAATTTCGCCAAGTACTATATTCCTGGTAAGAATTAAGTACACACTTCAGCAACTTTTTTCCTTtgtgaaagtaaaaaaataaattgcaCCAGCGTTACTTTTCGATTTCTGCGTTTAAGATATTGATTAATCAATATGATTTAGACCTACATTATCAGAGCAAATACtgatatttgtatatttttatatcatctTGCAGCTGTTGTTTTGATTTCAGCTAGCATTGCTGTGGTTCCAGCTGCATTAGAGGTTCCTGATATAAAACCTTGGTTTCATCTTGCAATTGTGGTTTTGTTAAGTGCATGTCCTTGTGCTCTCATCCTCTCCACTCCCGTTGCAATCTTTTGTGCTCTCACAAAAGCTGCAACAAGTGGGTTACTACTGAAAGGTGGAGATTATATTGAAACACTGTCTGGAATTAAGACAGTGGCTTTTGATAAAACTGGCACAATAACAAGGGGAGAATTCACAGTGGCAGATTTTTCTGTTATAGATGACATTAGCATTGAAACTTTACTGTACTGGTAACTTATCAATCAAAGGAAGGAATGTCTATACACTCTGTTTGGAGTGTTCATAGttgttttatgactaatttgattttatttattgaaaacatTTCAGGGTTTCAAGTATCGAGAGTAAATCAAGTCATCCTATGGCAGCTGCACTAGTGGAATATGGAATGTCTAATTCTGTCAAGCCAATCCCTGAAAATGTtgagaattttgaaaattttgctgGTGAAGGAGTTTTTGGTACAATTGATGGGAAGAATATCTATATTGGCAATAGAAGAATCGGTGCTAGGGCTGACTCCGAAAGAGGTGATTATAAAACCATGTCCTTAATTTCAAAAACAGTTCTTGTAGTCTTTTTACTTGACTTGAATATTTGAATGAGTGTGTGAAGCTTTCCATTTTACTAACGTCGTTTCTTTGCTATTTGGTCACCTTTTACCAGATACAATCACTTGAACAATTTTCCATATATTTCCAAGATTTTCTTACAGTTCTTCAAAATCTGGCACTTGAAAAATAGCCATTAGCCTTTAGTTCATATCCTTTATTCATTAGTTTATCTCTTCAATAGAGACTAAAAAGCTcagaatatattttaagtacTATTAAggtaacaatttaaaattatttcattactATGTGTGCTTCATTGTTCACATTTATCCCTTGTGATAGTTTATGCACTGAGCTATTCTGTGTCTTTTTAGTTGATTGTCAGTTGCAATTTCAAAGCCATGAAATTTCTACCCCGAAACGATACTGTGGGCCGACTCTGGTTGGAGTCTTCAGCTTAGTCGATACTTGCAGATCAGGTGCTTTGGAAGCAATAGAAGAGCTGAAGTTGTTAGGCGTGAGATCTGTCATGCTAACAGGAGATAGCACTCAAGCAGCTTTGTATGTTCAAAGTCAGGTATGCTCATAGTAATGTGTACTCTATTTAACCAACAATGTTatgacaaaatgaaaaatatgtttatttgatAAAACTTTGTTCTCAACAAtgtcaattttcttttcctgaCTGAAGAGGCTTCAGTTTCGGTCATTAATGCTGCTTCTTGTGATCCATattaaaacttagaaaaattagCTTATTCTCTGCAGTTGAACCATGCTCTAGACATTGTACACGCAGAGCTTCTACCTGCAGAAAAGGCAGTGATCATtgagaatttgaagaaagatgGGCTAACAGCCATGATTGGAGATGGCATAAATGATGCTCCTGCATTGGCCACAGCTGACATTGGTATCTCAATGGGAATATCTGGTTCAGCTCTTGCAAATGAGACAGGCAATGCAATTCTTATGTCGAACGACATCCAAAAGATACCTGAAGCCATTCGGCTTGCAAGGAAAACCACTAGAAAGCTCATTGAGAATGTCATTATTTCAGTTGGCTTCAAGAGTGCTATACTTGCATTGGCAATTGCAGGATACCCTATTGTTTGGCTTGCTGTCTTGACTGACGTTGGGACCTGTTTACTTGTGATTCTCAATAGCATGTTAATTTTACAAGAGAAACCAAAACATGAAAGAAAATCTGCAAGTTCTAAATATGGCACCTTCTCGGAAGATCTGACCATGACTCTACTGGACAATGAAAGTAATAACATTAAGAATCAAGGGCTTCTTACCGGTGAAAAATGTGGTAAAGATTGTTGTAAAGACGACACTTATCATGTAGAAACTACAAGCAAGAACGAATCTTCTGGACTTTTGAAGTTGAGCAAGAGAAACCAAAGTGGAAACTCTGTCTCTATTGAGGTGCATATAGTGAAACCTTGCAATGGTTGTTGTCTAAGAAAGGTAAAAACATTTGACGACTCTGCATGCAGAACAAATAATGGTTCTGGTTGTTGCCAAGAGCAATCTAAGACTGAACAATGTGTCACTGGCTCTGATGCCAGAGAAGATGCCAGCATTGCTTCCTTGGAGTCTTATTGCCTTAAGGACAAATCAGAGGATATTCAAGACTTGTCTGAGACAGAAGGGATTCCAAAGGGCTGCAATAAGACATGCTGCAatgatagttttaaaaatatgactagCCTTAGCCAGCCAGAAATTATTATAGAGTGATCTAAATGGTAGTGATAAAAGAAAGttacatttattaatttatttaaatcagAAAGATGAGACTTAAAACTGTTGAATAATGTGTTGTACTAGTTTTTAGTGTAGATTGAATACTTACTGAATGTCTTTTATGAGTAATTAGTAGTATTCAAGGGACTCTTTATATATATCACCTTTAGAACGTCACCACAAAATCCTAAGAATAGAGGGGTGGAGCCAAGattataacttaatttaaaaagttaaataagcTTAAGAATGGTGTTGAAGAATAAATTCAAACTACACAATTAATTTTTGTTCTGAATGTAGTAGTGGATACGAGAGTGTAAAGATCAGAAATGAAGACACAAAACTAGATACAAAAATCTCAACTGATGGATTGCCCATTTTTGTTATCAACGTAGCTGAAAGTAACTTTTGATAGATTTCTCGAAGCTTCAGTATCTATTGGTGAAATGAAATTGGGAAAAACTGCGTGTTTGGGTAAACAATGTCAGTCAACAAACTGCCTATATTTAGTTATAATACAAGAATATAGTCCAATTAAGAGTAAGTTGAGCCGTTCTATAAGGAAGAAGCTTAAAGGGTCTTATTGATCCGTactctttaatatgtttaatatgttTAACATGAAAATTGATGAACATTATGGCAGAAGTGAGTTAGCCTCTTCTTAGAATTTATTCAATGACTCAGAAAAGGTGTATCAGCACAAACTGTTAACAATGTGGCAATTGATTTTTCTGATTGTAGCTGTTTAGGTAAAGTGAATATGTGTGAAGAATAATCAAGCAGAGCAAATGATAGTTCTGATTCTTGCCAAGTGGAATTTAAGGCTGAAAAATGTGGCACTGGTTGTGTTGTGTGACACAAGATGCTAGCATTACAACCAGTGAATTTATGGCAGAAGATCGGTCTGCTGATGTTTCAGAGTTTCCTAGGAAAATTGGCTTTTGTAAGAACTGATGCTGTAATGGTAGTACTcgagttttctttttaagtctTTAAtcttttagaaactaaaataagtgtgataaattatcttaatcataataaatagaaattatatgataatttagtaaattgaCATGTAATTGGTTAAGAACAACTTTTGTTTAgtccaaaaatataatatatatatatatatatatataatgatttaattatttttaaaatttatgtatttttaactGAGTTATTATCgaaaatgtttattaaatttggtatttaaaatattttttttaagtaatatgTTATTATAGTTTTTCTTAGAACATAATCATGTGATtattatttgtgatttttttcttCGATCAACTCATTTCTTCTCTCAATCTGTTTGATTAAGAAGTGGTTAGTTAAAAGGGAACTACAAAAGGTGatcaaattctttcttttttaacttcattatttatacttttcatATGGGTTTggacaattttattatttctttttataaaaaaaataattattagtatcaagttatttaaatgaaactaattttttttaaatattcaacaaaaaccaaaacttttaataataacttaattaaaaatatatatatccaaatttataaattacttgaaatttaattaaataaccaGATGTTATGTTTACAGAACAAGTTAGTTTGAGACTCTTAAAACACTCCAAAATTTATTTCTCCTATTTTCAGGGGTTTTCGCAATTCTTAACATTAATTTCTCTCCATAGTAACAAAATGGGTGTTATACTCAAACTTCTCGAtaaaccaccaccaccacataCAAATACAAAAAGAGACACTAGGATTTTACATCCGCAACCATTATATATGCAAGACGGAGAGGATTGGCCCCGAGATATATACCTCACTTACTCCAAGTTGAATGTGGAAGAAGACCCAATATCATTGATTTAGGGCTTTAACCAAAAAGGGGCAATAAGACACTATTGACACGTCTACTGGAttgcattttaaaaaaatttaaatgtttacttcgttCTCAtattaagaggtgaatttctgtttagtatccggttttaaaaataaagacattagGTCCTATGTTATAAAAAGTTGATAAATAACGTCTTGTCCGTTAAGTTAACAGCAACgacgttaagtccatgctgatgtgaccttattcatatatttttcataacatagagacccatgtctttatttttaaaatcggatactaaatagaaattcacctcttaataTAACATGGGAaagaagtaagcatttaagcctttaaaaaacaaaatgacatCGTTTCCACCATATTATGTCTAAACGTCGTTTAACTAAGTTTAGCAGAAAGAGTTTGATTGCATTAACTTTTCCAAAATAAAGATCAAATTGAGatgcttaaaaataaaaagactagTTTGAGACTTTCCTACAAAATGGAGACAAAACcataatttaacttattttattttaattatg
This Vigna angularis cultivar LongXiaoDou No.4 chromosome 4, ASM1680809v1, whole genome shotgun sequence DNA region includes the following protein-coding sequences:
- the LOC108330779 gene encoding putative inactive cadmium/zinc-transporting ATPase HMA3, with translation MAENIKRSSFEVLGMCCATEAALVERIVKPLHGVKHVTVIVPTRTVTVVHDVLFISDSQIADALNAARLEASLRLQGETDNEKKWPDLTTMVCGLFLALSFLKYIYHPLEWLALVSVVIGFPKVLLRAIASIKALTLNINILVLLAVCSTAALQDFWEAGVIIFLFSIAQWLETRATHKAKVAMSSLTSMAPQKAVIAETGERVDVNDVKINTILAVKSGDAIPLDGIVVEGKCEVDEKMLTGESLPVIKEFDSVVLAGTINVNGYISVKTTVLAKDTVVARMSKLVEEASSRKSRTQRFIDNFAKYYIPAVVLISASIAVVPAALEVPDIKPWFHLAIVVLLSACPCALILSTPVAIFCALTKAATSGLLLKGGDYIETLSGIKTVAFDKTGTITRGEFTVADFSVIDDISIETLLYWVSSIESKSSHPMAAALVEYGMSNSVKPIPENVENFENFAGEGVFGTIDGKNIYIGNRRIGARADSERVDCQLQFQSHEISTPKRYCGPTLVGVFSLVDTCRSGALEAIEELKLLGVRSVMLTGDSTQAALYVQSQLNHALDIVHAELLPAEKAVIIENLKKDGLTAMIGDGINDAPALATADIGISMGISGSALANETGNAILMSNDIQKIPEAIRLARKTTRKLIENVIISVGFKSAILALAIAGYPIVWLAVLTDVGTCLLVILNSMLILQEKPKHERKSASSKYGTFSEDLTMTLLDNESNNIKNQGLLTGEKCGKDCCKDDTYHVETTSKNESSGLLKLSKRNQSGNSVSIEVHIVKPCNGCCLRKVKTFDDSACRTNNGSGCCQEQSKTEQCVTGSDAREDASIASLESYCLKDKSEDIQDLSETEGIPKGCNKTCCNDSFKNMTSLSQPEIIIE